A single region of the Nocardioides sp. W7 genome encodes:
- a CDS encoding FAD-dependent oxidoreductase produces the protein MRIVVVGSGVSGLSCAALLLRAGHQVVVVTAHPVQRVTSHLAAAVWFPTAAGPPDAVARWGATTYDVLAAEAATGVPGVVMRESLSLLREPRDPDAPLPDWADAVGRVRPARPDELPPGYPAGLRYAVPLVEMPRYLPHLEATVARAGATFVVRRLERLHDVLDLAPDVVVNAAGLAAGRLVDDDTVFPVRGQIVRVANPGLDLSVRDEHHPGGRAYVHPRTSDCILGGTLDAGVWDTDPDPAETAAILARCTDIVPALAGAEVLESLVGLRPGRRAIRVERDDSLLPVPVVHDYAHGGSGITVGWGCAQDVVRLVEAEGP, from the coding sequence ATGCGCATCGTCGTCGTGGGCTCGGGCGTCAGCGGGCTGAGCTGCGCGGCGCTGCTCCTCCGCGCCGGTCACCAGGTCGTCGTCGTCACCGCGCACCCGGTGCAGCGGGTCACCTCCCACCTCGCGGCCGCGGTCTGGTTCCCCACCGCCGCGGGACCGCCCGACGCCGTCGCCCGCTGGGGCGCGACGACGTACGACGTCCTGGCCGCCGAGGCGGCCACCGGCGTGCCGGGCGTGGTGATGCGCGAGTCGCTGTCGCTGCTCCGGGAGCCGCGCGACCCGGACGCGCCGCTGCCGGACTGGGCCGACGCGGTCGGCCGGGTGCGGCCGGCCCGGCCCGACGAGCTGCCGCCGGGCTACCCCGCCGGGCTCCGGTACGCCGTACCGCTGGTGGAGATGCCCCGCTACCTGCCGCACCTGGAGGCGACCGTGGCCCGCGCCGGCGCCACCTTCGTCGTACGACGCCTCGAGCGGCTCCACGACGTCCTCGACCTCGCCCCCGACGTGGTCGTCAACGCGGCCGGACTGGCGGCCGGCCGGCTGGTCGACGACGACACGGTCTTCCCGGTGCGCGGGCAGATCGTCCGGGTCGCGAACCCCGGCCTGGACCTGTCGGTCCGCGACGAGCACCACCCGGGCGGCCGGGCCTACGTGCACCCGCGCACGTCCGACTGCATCCTCGGCGGGACCCTCGACGCGGGCGTCTGGGACACCGATCCGGACCCCGCCGAGACCGCTGCCATCCTGGCCCGCTGCACCGACATCGTCCCGGCGCTGGCCGGTGCGGAGGTGCTGGAGAGCCTGGTGGGTCTGCGCCCCGGCCGGCGGGCGATCCGGGTCGAACGCGACGACTCCCTGCTGCCCGTCCCGGTCGTCCACGACTACGCCCACGGCGGCTCCGGGATCACCGTCGGCTGGGGCTGTGCCCAGGACGTCGTACGCCTGGTGGAAGCGGAAGGTCCCTGA
- a CDS encoding FCD domain-containing protein, with amino-acid sequence MTAMGSDRARETVRRLQRDITSGRWPLNSRIPTEAELATELGVGRSTVREAVRSLAHLGMLEPAPGRGTFVRSLNPVRGVLADFAAEHSWSDILAVRQALEVQAAFLAAQHGSEERVQRLRAAHEADAGGHDPATERGQSPGQFHALLVELADNRLLTELHTALSTTLRVGSTRGRIVSGQEADARRRDHAVLLEAIAAGNPAAAAAAASTHAGHDLVVQKAED; translated from the coding sequence ATGACCGCGATGGGCAGCGACCGCGCGCGCGAGACGGTGCGGCGCCTCCAGCGCGACATCACCTCGGGGCGCTGGCCGCTCAACAGCCGAATCCCCACCGAGGCCGAGCTCGCGACCGAGCTCGGCGTCGGTCGCAGCACGGTGCGCGAGGCGGTGCGCAGCCTCGCCCACCTCGGCATGCTCGAGCCCGCCCCGGGGCGTGGCACCTTCGTGCGCTCCCTCAACCCGGTGCGGGGCGTGCTGGCCGACTTCGCAGCCGAGCACTCCTGGTCCGACATCCTCGCCGTCCGCCAGGCCCTGGAGGTGCAGGCCGCCTTCCTGGCCGCCCAGCACGGCAGTGAGGAGCGGGTCCAGCGACTGCGCGCCGCCCACGAGGCCGACGCCGGCGGGCACGACCCCGCGACCGAGCGCGGGCAGTCGCCCGGACAGTTCCACGCCCTCCTCGTCGAGCTCGCCGACAACCGGCTGCTGACCGAGCTGCACACCGCGCTGAGCACCACCCTCCGAGTCGGCAGCACGCGCGGCCGGATCGTCTCGGGCCAGGAGGCCGACGCCCGCCGCCGCGACCACGCCGTACTCCTCGAAGCCATCGCCGCCGGCAACCCCGCGGCCGCCGCCGCTGCCGCGTCCACGCACGCGGGCCACGACCTAGTGGTCCAGAAGGCGGAGGACTAG